From the genome of Effusibacillus lacus, one region includes:
- a CDS encoding SDR family oxidoreductase — MRLDGKVAVVTAASKGLGKGIAKRFAQEGAKLVIASRSEEAIQAAAEEIRSLTGTDVTALTVDVSKLEDIQKLIETVQTVHGTVDILVNNAGGPPAGTFLDFDDEAWQKAFDLNLMSVVRVTRGLLPLMMKKQAGRIINITSSGVKQPVPNLILSNSIRAAVNGLTKTLSQELAPYGILVNNLAPGRIDTDRVRELDRITADKAGITMEQAKENWTKQIPAGRYGTVEEFANAALFLASDESSYITGQIYVVDGGMVKGY; from the coding sequence ATGAGATTGGACGGAAAAGTGGCTGTTGTTACTGCTGCAAGCAAAGGCTTGGGGAAAGGAATCGCCAAAAGGTTTGCCCAGGAAGGGGCGAAATTGGTGATCGCAAGCCGCAGTGAGGAAGCTATTCAGGCGGCTGCCGAAGAGATTCGCAGTTTGACAGGAACCGATGTCACCGCGTTGACGGTTGATGTTTCGAAGCTAGAGGACATTCAGAAATTGATTGAAACAGTTCAGACAGTTCATGGCACTGTAGATATTCTGGTCAACAATGCGGGAGGTCCGCCTGCCGGCACGTTTCTCGATTTCGACGATGAAGCGTGGCAGAAGGCGTTTGATCTGAACCTGATGAGCGTGGTTCGTGTGACTCGCGGTCTTTTGCCGCTGATGATGAAGAAACAAGCGGGCAGGATCATCAATATTACGTCATCAGGCGTGAAGCAACCGGTCCCCAATCTGATTCTGTCCAATTCTATTCGCGCTGCGGTGAATGGATTGACCAAAACCTTGTCTCAAGAGTTGGCCCCATACGGAATTCTGGTTAACAATCTGGCTCCAGGGCGGATTGATACGGATCGTGTACGCGAACTGGACCGGATTACGGCGGATAAGGCAGGTATCACAATGGAACAGGCAAAAGAGAACTGGACCAAACAAATCCCGGCAGGGCGGTACGGAACCGTCGAGGAGTTTGCCAATGCGGCGCTGTTCCTGGCATCAGACGAATCCAGCTATATTACGGGACAAATCTATGTAGTGGACGGGGGCATGGTGAAGGGCTATTAA
- a CDS encoding AAA family ATPase → MSQNTLTFTYKPSAQPGIAMRVTGQSAAAPQQELTVLPEQNYEQALKELDKLIGLEPIKSTIHELAHYTAVQQYRKKQGYKTPSMSMHMAFLGNPGTGKTTVARLLAKLFHRIGILKEEKFREVSRVNLVGNYVGHTAKDTMSVLQEAKGGVLFIDEAYSLIRDNPNDFGMEAVETLLKYMEDHRNDIIVIFAGYREPMIKFLASNPGLVSRIPYQLHFPDYTVEELLLIAGHIAREYDYHVSSGYQKALVNLCFREKQKANFSNARFVRNCIEKSIRKQNVRLAKTTVFRAEELNLLQAEDL, encoded by the coding sequence ATGAGCCAGAACACGTTAACATTCACCTATAAGCCATCCGCTCAACCTGGCATTGCAATGCGGGTGACCGGGCAGTCAGCCGCCGCTCCCCAACAGGAATTGACCGTCCTGCCGGAACAGAACTACGAACAGGCCTTGAAGGAACTGGACAAACTGATCGGACTGGAACCGATCAAGTCCACCATCCATGAATTGGCGCATTACACTGCGGTGCAGCAGTATCGGAAGAAGCAGGGCTACAAAACTCCGTCCATGAGTATGCATATGGCCTTTCTGGGGAATCCTGGCACCGGGAAGACGACGGTTGCCCGTCTGCTGGCAAAACTGTTTCACCGAATCGGAATTCTCAAAGAGGAGAAATTCCGGGAGGTAAGCCGGGTCAATCTGGTGGGCAACTATGTGGGGCATACGGCGAAAGACACCATGTCTGTCCTGCAGGAGGCCAAAGGAGGAGTGTTGTTCATTGATGAAGCCTATTCACTGATCCGGGACAATCCCAACGACTTTGGGATGGAAGCGGTGGAGACGCTGCTGAAGTACATGGAGGATCACCGGAACGATATAATTGTGATATTTGCCGGATACCGGGAACCGATGATCAAGTTTCTGGCGAGCAACCCGGGGCTGGTTTCCAGGATCCCTTACCAGCTCCACTTTCCTGATTATACGGTTGAGGAGTTGCTCCTGATTGCGGGCCACATCGCACGGGAATACGATTATCATGTGTCCTCCGGATATCAGAAGGCACTGGTGAACCTTTGTTTTCGCGAAAAGCAGAAAGCCAATTTTTCCAATGCAAGGTTTGTCCGGAACTGTATCGAAAAAAGCATCCGCAAACAAAACGTGCGTCTTGCCAAAACAACTGTTTTCCGGGCGGAAGAGCTTAACCTGCTGCAGGCGGAAGACCTGTAG
- a CDS encoding c-type cytochrome, with protein sequence MKQTLKGLTVAAVPATLGILFGIGVILYGINGHKTEEAAAKPEGTKQEQAAGGATSEIGNFVTQNCATCHGQGLKGGFGPKLVGTALDEKAIVDILKNGKGQMPKDLAKGKEEEVAKYLKSLK encoded by the coding sequence ATGAAACAAACTCTAAAAGGGCTTACTGTTGCAGCGGTGCCTGCTACCCTGGGAATCCTCTTTGGTATCGGAGTTATTCTTTACGGTATTAATGGACATAAAACCGAAGAAGCTGCGGCCAAACCGGAAGGAACCAAACAAGAACAGGCTGCAGGCGGTGCCACCAGCGAGATTGGCAATTTTGTTACCCAGAATTGCGCAACCTGCCATGGTCAAGGCCTGAAAGGCGGATTCGGTCCAAAGCTTGTCGGCACAGCGCTTGACGAGAAGGCCATTGTCGACATCCTTAAGAACGGTAAGGGTCAAATGCCAAAAGACCTTGCCAAAGGCAAAGAAGAA